A window of the Brassica napus cultivar Da-Ae chromosome C5, Da-Ae, whole genome shotgun sequence genome harbors these coding sequences:
- the LOC106399377 gene encoding zinc finger CCCH domain-containing protein 15 homolog, translating into MGAEDGEIRQGSDQTTQVAISRDQFLAWKRQKDAESSAKQAEAARKREEDIAAGRVPMNGRELFLHQPWVFDDTHL; encoded by the exons ATGGGAGCAGAAGATGGAGAGATTCGTCAAGGCAGCGATCAAACTACACAGGTCGCAATTTCGAGAGACCAATTCCTCGCGTGGAAGCGCCAAAAG GACGCTGAATCATCAGCTAAACAAGCTGAAGCAGCTAGGAAACGCGAAGAGGACATAGCAGCAGGCCGTGTCCCTATGAATGGCCGAGAGCTTTTCTTGCACCAGCCTTGGGTTTTCGACGACACTCACCTCTAG